One Chitinophagaceae bacterium C216 genomic window carries:
- a CDS encoding TonB-dependent receptor P26, with product MRLTQSQAKACNHAAPLSHLIMRRLVKRYFFLFILLFLSSGIMAQIITGTVTDEKNAPLPGVSVSIKGGTSATVTNEQGNFSIDAQPGQTLVFSYVGYASQEVLVGDSKTINVQLAVSAIDLGEVVVVGYGTQQRKDLTGAVSVVNASDVKKRQATTVAEALQGLATGIKVRGGGRPGSEAQIQIRGLKNLSNTNPLYVIDGLITTANRDFNPSDIESIQILKDASAAAIYGSRAANGVIIITTKKGKEGPMKIDVSAKSGIQIMPRYDLADTKEFTRLNYMAYDNAGVPRQQLDTTINTDWQDVAFRTGHVNDLNLSFSGGGKNGSYLTSLGYFGNKGTVISTSFDRFSFRVNTQGSKGIFSIGENIAISNAKADEMNGNPIIDVVRMLPTIPVYNPNNPGGYGYGDEAKARTFGTNPLAIANLIDETNENLRIRGNIWSELKFTNWLKYRLNMGYETSRDHYKYFRRPGNWTLNQAYEPSIANENRAEFVSKLIENTLTFKHKFSKHDVTVIAGQSFQQDDYAQIWGEKREILQNSTGHYYDVLDQGVNAKLGGYRNRAVLLSYFGRAEYAYDDKYLLNVVFRRDGSSRLGAGHKWGNFPSVSAAWRISRENFFNVDWVNDLKIRANYGTLGSSNIGYYESRAFINTLTTITMGVNQQKQLAATQVQLANSDLRWETLRQQNYGFDLSVLNNKLSISAEYFIARTTDVLYQSPILMTTGHDGSAPRSNALTLQNKGWELSATYRNYDHAFGYYLGANLTTLRNKVVELGYGRNELYVGNTVTRVGQPIGMWYMLQTDGLFQSQEEVDNYRNAEGKIIQPTAKPGDIRFKDNNGDGQITNEDKVIVASPWPKLELGFNTGASYKNFEFTMDWFGSFGAKVFNGPRSVTDRFDDNSNYRSGIKPWTPENPNTNVPRAYYASTLNSRGDTDRWLENGSFFRLKLISIAYNLPDHLLKKIGFANAQISLTGQNVITITKYTGLDPEFSNSSIFEKGYDSGVYPNVKMYSLGLQLGF from the coding sequence ATGAGATTAACACAATCGCAAGCCAAAGCATGTAATCATGCTGCACCTTTAAGTCATCTTATCATGAGAAGACTTGTAAAACGATACTTCTTTTTATTCATCCTTCTTTTTCTATCCAGTGGTATTATGGCGCAGATCATTACCGGTACTGTCACGGATGAAAAAAATGCTCCTTTACCCGGAGTGAGTGTATCGATAAAGGGAGGTACTTCAGCTACTGTAACCAATGAGCAGGGAAACTTTAGTATCGATGCACAGCCTGGTCAGACGCTGGTATTTTCTTATGTAGGTTATGCTTCGCAGGAAGTACTAGTAGGAGATAGCAAAACTATTAACGTACAACTGGCGGTTTCAGCAATAGACCTGGGTGAGGTTGTTGTGGTAGGGTACGGTACACAACAAAGAAAAGATTTGACGGGTGCCGTGTCAGTGGTAAATGCTTCGGATGTTAAAAAACGTCAGGCAACAACGGTAGCGGAGGCCTTACAGGGGCTTGCTACAGGTATTAAGGTAAGAGGAGGTGGTCGTCCCGGATCGGAAGCACAGATTCAGATTCGTGGTTTAAAAAACCTATCTAATACAAATCCATTATATGTGATAGATGGATTAATTACTACAGCTAACAGAGATTTCAATCCCAGTGATATTGAGTCTATTCAGATTTTGAAAGATGCTTCTGCTGCGGCTATTTACGGTTCGCGTGCAGCAAACGGTGTGATCATCATTACTACTAAAAAAGGTAAAGAGGGGCCGATGAAGATTGATGTATCAGCAAAGTCCGGTATTCAGATTATGCCGCGCTACGATCTTGCAGATACTAAAGAATTTACACGCTTGAACTATATGGCGTATGATAATGCCGGGGTACCCAGACAACAGTTGGATACTACTATTAATACCGACTGGCAAGACGTTGCGTTCAGAACAGGACATGTTAATGATTTAAACCTATCTTTCTCAGGAGGTGGTAAGAATGGTTCTTACCTTACATCTCTCGGCTATTTTGGAAACAAAGGAACGGTAATTAGTACATCTTTTGATAGATTCAGTTTTAGAGTGAATACTCAGGGTTCAAAAGGTATTTTCAGTATTGGTGAAAATATCGCCATCTCCAATGCAAAGGCCGATGAAATGAATGGTAACCCCATTATTGATGTTGTGCGAATGCTGCCAACCATACCTGTGTATAATCCCAATAATCCCGGTGGCTATGGCTATGGCGATGAAGCGAAAGCGCGTACGTTTGGTACCAACCCTCTTGCTATAGCTAATCTCATAGATGAAACCAATGAAAACCTTAGAATTCGTGGTAATATATGGTCGGAGCTCAAATTTACCAATTGGTTGAAATACCGTTTAAACATGGGATATGAAACCAGCCGTGATCATTACAAGTATTTTAGAAGACCGGGTAACTGGACCCTTAATCAGGCATACGAGCCTTCTATTGCTAACGAGAATAGAGCTGAGTTTGTGTCGAAACTGATAGAAAATACTTTAACATTCAAACATAAGTTCTCCAAACACGATGTAACCGTTATTGCGGGTCAGTCCTTCCAGCAGGATGATTATGCACAGATATGGGGTGAGAAACGTGAGATACTCCAAAATTCAACCGGACATTATTATGATGTGCTGGACCAGGGCGTGAATGCTAAGTTAGGAGGGTATAGAAACAGAGCCGTATTGCTTTCATACTTTGGAAGAGCTGAATATGCTTATGATGACAAGTATCTGTTAAACGTGGTTTTCAGACGGGATGGATCTTCCCGCCTCGGCGCAGGCCATAAATGGGGGAACTTCCCATCTGTATCAGCGGCTTGGCGAATCAGTAGGGAAAACTTCTTTAACGTAGATTGGGTGAATGACTTAAAGATAAGAGCCAACTATGGTACATTGGGTAGTTCTAATATTGGTTATTACGAATCCCGGGCATTTATCAATACTCTTACTACCATCACTATGGGAGTCAATCAGCAAAAACAGTTAGCTGCTACACAGGTACAGTTGGCTAATAGCGATCTGCGCTGGGAAACTTTAAGACAGCAGAACTACGGTTTTGATTTATCAGTTTTAAATAACAAGTTGTCCATATCAGCAGAATATTTTATAGCTCGTACTACCGATGTACTGTATCAATCTCCAATTCTGATGACAACAGGACACGATGGTAGTGCGCCTCGCTCCAATGCACTCACTTTACAAAATAAAGGGTGGGAGCTTTCTGCTACTTATCGTAACTATGATCATGCCTTTGGATATTATCTGGGAGCAAATCTTACTACACTTCGCAATAAAGTGGTGGAATTGGGTTATGGAAGAAATGAATTGTATGTAGGCAATACCGTTACACGAGTGGGACAGCCCATTGGTATGTGGTATATGCTGCAAACTGACGGACTGTTTCAGTCGCAAGAAGAAGTGGATAACTACAGAAATGCTGAAGGTAAAATCATACAACCTACAGCAAAACCTGGTGATATAAGATTTAAAGACAACAATGGGGATGGACAGATTACTAATGAAGATAAGGTAATAGTAGCAAGCCCCTGGCCGAAACTAGAGCTAGGATTCAATACTGGAGCCTCTTATAAGAATTTTGAATTTACTATGGATTGGTTTGGTTCTTTTGGAGCTAAGGTGTTTAATGGTCCCAGAAGTGTTACTGATAGATTCGATGATAACTCCAATTATCGTTCAGGAATCAAGCCATGGACACCGGAGAATCCTAATACTAATGTGCCTCGTGCCTATTATGCTTCTACTCTTAACTCGCGCGGTGATACTGATAGATGGCTTGAAAATGGAAGTTTCTTCCGTCTGAAGTTGATTAGCATTGCCTATAATCTTCCGGATCATTTGTTGAAGAAAATAGGATTTGCGAATGCTCAAATCTCCTTAACCGGACAGAATGTTATCACCATTACTAAATATACTGGTTTAGATCCAGAGTTTAGCAATAGCAGCATATTTGAGAAAGGGTATGATAGCGGGGTATATCCTAACGTAAAGATGTATTCTTTAGGTCTTCAGCTTGGTTTCTAA
- the rcsC_6 gene encoding Sensor histidine kinase RcsC produces MYSLHAQPYYFKHLQVEDGLSNNTAICTLQDSKGFLWFGTKDGLNRYDGYTFKIYRNNPSDSNSIGNNSIWRLYEDEKGTLWVGTERGLFSFDYATERFTLLKDAPQAEISGITTDNEGNLWFLAGFKVHRYTPATKKLERFDNTKELSFCVTITRSQKGEIWIGNISGELLRFNSRTNTFNIYNVFWHSPPSSSGWIDKIYDTGLGFFFVGTSSQGVKKFNPDTGHYEDILTYNDDNTEIYVRDFIQNKETEFWIATESGIYIYDLHQNSFQHLKKNTVNPYALSDNAVYSFAKDREGGIWACTYFGGINYYSNQNLTFEKFFYIPGTNTIQGNAVREIIEDPWSNIWIGTEDAGLNILNPATGKFTTLSPKDGHSGLTHTNIHGLMIDGDHLWIGTFEHGLDIMDMRTRKVIKHFAYGPGPYELKSNFIHSVFKTSNNRILVGTSNGIYLYNRQQQNFRQLDFLPSGFYSAITEDANGNVWLGTFKNGVYYYNPELGRYGRLKYLQNGTDRLEKNRVTYTYIDSNHQLWICTEDGLFCINLKTQRIRSFSTANGLPSNLVYCVIEDNEQFLWITTSKGLVRMNPHTGVLNIFTQANGLLSDQFNYSSAFKDRMGRIYFGSVKGMIRFDPSQLNTPHIVPPVYITSMQVNNIDVDINSQGPLQESLLNTPHIRLNYMQSSLSFDFAALYYTSPQNIEYAYKLEGVDKDWNYIKTNRRVYFTNLSPGIYRFVVKSTDSKGNWANNEKSLTIEILPPWWLSKLAYTVYILLGILAVYIVIMFYHNRQKEKQKIQMALFERAKEKEAYESKIEFFTSIAHEIRTPLTLIRAPMEKIMNNIGQVPQVEKYLRAMDKNTQRLLELTNQLLDFRKVESGEFSLNKEQVNITELLQTLHVNFLPLAERKQINFQLSIPSKNAYAYLDEDATIKIISNLIDNAIKYCKSSVNITLRTSYIKKEVIITITNDGQVIPPELQERVFEPFFRTPHGEKITGSGIGLSLAKSLAELQGGTIVLHSADGINIFTLHLPLDAKS; encoded by the coding sequence ATGTACTCATTGCATGCCCAGCCTTATTATTTCAAACACTTGCAGGTAGAAGATGGCTTATCCAATAATACAGCTATCTGTACCTTACAGGATAGCAAAGGCTTTTTGTGGTTTGGAACTAAAGACGGACTAAATCGCTACGATGGATATACATTTAAAATATATAGGAACAATCCTTCCGATAGCAATAGTATTGGCAATAATTCTATCTGGAGATTATATGAAGATGAAAAAGGAACATTGTGGGTAGGCACAGAAAGAGGTTTGTTTAGTTTTGATTACGCTACTGAAAGATTTACATTATTAAAAGATGCTCCTCAAGCTGAAATCAGCGGCATCACTACTGACAACGAGGGCAATTTATGGTTTTTGGCAGGTTTTAAAGTGCACCGATACACCCCTGCTACCAAAAAACTTGAAAGATTTGATAATACCAAAGAATTGTCTTTCTGCGTTACTATTACCCGTTCGCAAAAAGGAGAAATATGGATAGGTAATATTAGTGGAGAGCTGTTAAGATTTAATTCGCGAACCAATACGTTTAATATTTATAATGTATTCTGGCACTCTCCGCCCTCATCCTCCGGATGGATTGACAAAATATATGATACAGGGTTGGGATTCTTTTTTGTAGGCACCTCCAGTCAAGGTGTGAAAAAATTCAACCCCGACACAGGTCATTATGAAGATATCCTTACTTATAATGATGACAACACTGAAATTTATGTAAGAGATTTTATTCAAAATAAAGAAACTGAATTTTGGATTGCTACCGAAAGTGGCATCTATATATACGATTTACATCAAAACAGTTTTCAGCATCTTAAAAAAAACACTGTCAACCCCTATGCCCTATCAGACAACGCCGTTTATTCTTTTGCTAAAGATCGCGAAGGTGGTATATGGGCGTGTACTTATTTCGGAGGGATAAATTATTATTCTAACCAAAACCTCACTTTTGAAAAATTTTTTTATATCCCCGGTACAAATACCATTCAGGGCAATGCCGTCAGAGAAATAATAGAAGATCCGTGGAGTAATATATGGATTGGTACCGAAGATGCAGGATTAAACATCCTTAACCCTGCAACAGGCAAATTCACCACACTATCCCCTAAAGATGGTCATAGCGGCCTTACTCATACCAACATACACGGATTAATGATTGATGGAGACCATCTTTGGATCGGCACATTCGAACACGGCTTGGATATCATGGACATGCGCACCCGAAAAGTAATAAAACATTTCGCTTACGGACCAGGCCCCTACGAGCTGAAGAGCAACTTTATTCACTCTGTTTTTAAAACTAGTAACAACCGGATTCTTGTAGGAACTTCTAACGGTATTTATTTATATAACCGCCAACAACAAAACTTCAGGCAACTGGACTTTCTCCCCTCAGGCTTCTACTCTGCTATCACTGAAGATGCAAATGGCAACGTATGGCTAGGCACCTTTAAAAATGGCGTGTATTATTATAACCCTGAATTAGGTCGATATGGCCGCTTGAAGTATCTTCAAAACGGCACCGACCGTCTTGAAAAGAACCGCGTTACCTATACTTATATAGACAGTAATCATCAATTATGGATATGCACAGAGGACGGGCTTTTCTGCATCAATCTCAAAACCCAGCGCATCCGTTCTTTTTCTACAGCAAACGGGTTGCCTAGCAATCTGGTGTATTGCGTTATTGAAGACAATGAGCAATTTCTTTGGATTACCACTTCAAAAGGATTGGTCCGTATGAATCCTCACACGGGTGTGCTTAACATTTTCACACAGGCTAATGGGCTTTTAAGTGATCAATTCAACTACTCTTCTGCCTTTAAAGACCGTATGGGGCGCATTTACTTTGGCAGTGTAAAGGGGATGATACGCTTCGATCCCTCCCAACTGAACACCCCCCACATTGTTCCTCCTGTATATATCACCAGTATGCAGGTGAATAATATAGATGTAGATATCAACTCACAAGGACCATTACAGGAATCATTGTTAAACACGCCGCACATCCGTCTCAATTATATGCAGTCATCGTTGAGCTTCGACTTTGCTGCATTATACTATACATCACCACAAAATATTGAATATGCCTATAAGCTGGAAGGAGTAGACAAAGATTGGAATTACATAAAAACCAATCGCAGGGTATACTTCACCAATTTATCGCCGGGCATTTATAGGTTCGTTGTAAAATCCACCGACAGTAAAGGCAATTGGGCCAACAATGAAAAATCTTTAACTATTGAAATTCTCCCCCCTTGGTGGCTTAGCAAACTGGCGTATACAGTTTATATACTGTTAGGTATACTAGCCGTGTATATCGTTATTATGTTCTATCACAACCGCCAAAAAGAAAAACAAAAAATTCAGATGGCGCTTTTCGAAAGAGCTAAGGAAAAAGAAGCTTATGAATCCAAAATAGAATTCTTCACAAGTATTGCACATGAAATACGTACTCCACTTACCCTCATCAGGGCTCCGATGGAAAAAATTATGAACAATATCGGTCAAGTACCACAGGTCGAAAAATACCTGCGTGCGATGGATAAAAATACACAGCGACTTTTGGAGCTTACCAATCAACTATTGGACTTTAGAAAAGTAGAGTCGGGTGAGTTTTCTCTTAACAAAGAACAAGTAAATATTACGGAGCTGCTCCAAACATTGCATGTAAACTTTTTACCTCTTGCTGAACGTAAACAAATCAATTTCCAACTATCTATACCGTCCAAGAACGCTTATGCTTATCTAGATGAAGACGCTACCATAAAAATCATCAGCAACCTGATTGATAATGCCATAAAATACTGCAAATCCAGTGTAAACATTACGCTGCGCACCTCCTATATCAAGAAAGAAGTTATCATTACCATTACTAATGATGGACAGGTAATTCCACCTGAACTTCAGGAAAGAGTGTTTGAACCTTTCTTTAGAACGCCTCACGGTGAAAAAATTACCGGAAGCGGCATCGGATTATCACTGGCTAAATCGTTGGCTGAACTGCAAGGCGGAACAATTGTTTTACATTCTGCTGATGGAATCAATATCTTTACATTGCATCTACCATTAGATGCTAAATCATAA
- the rcsC_7 gene encoding Sensor histidine kinase RcsC: MQTTVHTEKPTILIVDDNEDILEFLSDDLGEQYHILSALNGVQALKILSEEVVHLVISDVMMPEMDGFELCRKIKSNFELSHIPMILLTAKNTLQSKIQGLNEGADAYIEKPFSPEHLAAQVSSLLTNRNKLKEYFISSPLAHIKSIAHTKTDEEFLERLNNCIVENMANEDLDVEHLALAMNMSRPTLYRKVKSISNLSPNEMINLSRLKKAVELMSLGTMPLSEIAEKVGYHSLTQFGRNFQKQFGQTPSEYMQNLK; the protein is encoded by the coding sequence TTGCAGACTACAGTGCACACGGAAAAACCCACCATACTAATTGTTGACGATAATGAAGATATCTTGGAATTCCTAAGTGATGATCTAGGAGAGCAATACCACATTCTCTCAGCTCTTAATGGTGTCCAGGCATTAAAGATTTTATCGGAAGAAGTCGTTCATCTGGTTATCAGTGATGTAATGATGCCTGAAATGGATGGCTTTGAGCTTTGCAGAAAAATCAAATCCAATTTCGAATTGAGCCATATTCCTATGATATTGCTTACAGCCAAAAACACCTTGCAGTCTAAAATTCAGGGATTGAACGAAGGAGCCGACGCCTATATTGAAAAGCCTTTCTCTCCTGAGCACTTGGCCGCACAGGTATCTAGTCTGCTTACCAACAGAAATAAGCTGAAGGAATATTTTATCAGCTCACCACTAGCACACATAAAAAGCATCGCTCACACCAAAACCGACGAAGAATTTCTAGAACGCTTGAATAATTGTATTGTCGAAAACATGGCCAATGAAGACCTTGATGTAGAGCATCTGGCTCTAGCCATGAATATGAGCCGCCCTACTCTATATCGTAAAGTGAAATCCATATCCAATCTTTCACCCAACGAAATGATTAACCTTTCCCGCCTGAAGAAAGCCGTAGAGTTGATGAGCCTAGGAACCATGCCCCTGAGCGAAATTGCAGAAAAAGTAGGTTATCATTCTTTAACACAGTTCGGTCGCAATTTTCAAAAACAGTTCGGCCAGACACCATCAGAATACATGCAAAACTTAAAATAA